Genomic DNA from Gaiellales bacterium:
CCGCGCCATGCTGGAGCTCATGTACGGGGCCGGACTGCGGGTCTCGGAGCTGGTCTCGCTGCGCGTGTCGGACATCGATCTCGAGGAGGGGCTCGTCCGCACCACCGGCAAGGGCGCCAAGGAACGCGTCGTCCCGACCGGCCGCCGCGCGATCGAGGCGATCCGCATCTACATGCAGCGCGGCCGGCCCTATCTGGGGCGCATGCAGCGCGGCGACGTCCTGTTCCTCAACCACCGCGGTCAGGGCATCACCCGCCAGGCGGTGTTCCAGCTGGTGCGCGACCACGCGCGCGAGGCCGGGATCGAGAAGATCGTCACGCCGCACACGCTGCGACACTCGTTCGCCACGCATCTGATCGAGAACGGCTGCGACCTGCGCAGCGTCCAGGAGATGCTGGGGCATGCCTCGATCGAGACGACGCAGGTGTACACGCACGTCTCGGTGGAGCATGTGCGCGAGGCGTACCAGAAGGCGCACCCCCGGGCTTGACGGTCGAGGTCAGGCCGCTGCGTCCGCAGGACGTCGACTGGCTGGCCGACCTGCACAATGCCGCCTTCGCGGACTACGCCGTGCCGGCCGTGCTGGACGCGGCAGCGCTCGGCGGGTATCTGGACGAGACGGACGTCGATCCGGCGCTGAGTCGTGTCGCCTTTGTTGACGACGAGCCGGCGAGCTTCTGCCTGGGCGCGCTTCGGGGCGACCGGGCGAGCATCCGCGGCGAGGGCACAGCGACCTCGTTCCGGCGTCGGGGGCTCGGCCGCCTGGTGCTCGAGGCGACCCTCGAGGCGCTCGCCGGGGCCGGGGCGGCATCGGTGTGCCTGGAGGTGCTCCAGGGCAACGACGGGGCTATCCGGCTGTACCGTGACGCGGGGTTCGAGCAGCGCCGCCGGCTGATGGGCTACAGCCTGCAGCGGCCGGGGAGGGGCGTGCGAGCGCGGCTGTCGGGCGGCCTCTCGGAGTGCGACACCGGGACCGCGCTCCGCATGCTCGAGGGCTGGGGCTGGCGGGACCCGCCATGGCAGCTCGAGCCCGCCTCCCTGTCGCATCTGCCCGCGCAGCGCCTCGACGGCCACGCCGTGGTGGTGGGGAAGGGACGCGGAGACCGCTTCTGGCTGTATGCGCTCGCGGTCGATCCCGGCCGTCGCCGGCACGGGCTGGCGACCCGGGCGCTGTCGCTGCTGCCCGCGGGGTGGATCGGCATCCCCGCGCTGCTGCCGGAGGAGTGGTGGGAGGCGGGCGCGCTGCTGCGAGCGCTCGGCGCCATGACCGAGAGCCACTGGCAGTGGGAGATGCGCCGGGCGCTGTAGGTTCCCGCCCGTGGCGATCGAGATCCGGCCGGTGGAGCCGCGGGACCGCGACGCGCTCGCGGGGCTGCTGGCTGCGCGGCACTCCGCGCACCGGGCGGCGGAGCCGCTGCTGGCGGCCGGCGATGCGGTGGCCGAGGTCGACCGGGTGCTGGCGCGGAAGGAGCTGTGCGCGCCGCTGGTTGCGCTGCGGGCGGGGGAGCCCGTTGCCTACCTGGCCGGCGAGGTGCGCCAGAACGGGTTCTGGGGCAGGCACGCCTGGGTCGATCGGGCTGGGCACGCTGCACAGGATGGGGAGGCGCTGCGCGACCTCTACGCCGCGGCCGCCCCTGCCTGGGTCGACGCCGGCGCGCGGCTGCACCTCGTCCTCGTGCCGGCGGTGGCCGATGCCATGGCCCCGTGGTACCGGCTGGCCTTCTCGCAGATGCAGGTGATCGGCATGCGCCGGGCGGGCGGCGAGGTCGCTGATCCTCCTCCGGGCGTGACGGTTCGGCCGGCGGCCGACGGCGAGCTCGAGCGGGTTGCGCGCACGCAGGGACGGCTGATCTGGGACGCGCAGGTCGGCTCGCCGGTGTTCACGGGGTTGACGCCGCCCGAGTGGGATGACGAGCTGGCGGCCTGGGTGGAGGCGTTCGGCGGGCGAGACATGCTCTGGGTGGCCGAGCGCGAGGGAGAGCTGCTCGGGCACGTGTACCTGTATCCGGCCGGCGAAGAGCTGGGGGAGCCGGCCGGCGCCGTGACGCTGTCGACGGCGGCGGTGGTGCCGTCAGCCCGCGGCGGCGGGGTGGGCCTGGCGCTGGCGACGCGTGCGATCGCATGGGCGGCGCAGGCGGGCCACGGGTCGATCATGATCGATTGGCGGGTGACCAACCTGGGCGCATCCCGCTTCTGGCCGGCGCGAGGGTTCCGGCCGGTGTTTCACCGGATGAGCAGGATGATCGGAATCGGCTGAGGCCCACCGGGCGCAGGGTGCGCCCGGTGGGCGTGCCGGCTCAGCTCCAGTCGAACAGGTGGTCGATCCACGACGGCTCGCGCACCTCGGCGACCACCATCGCCGGCGACGCGACGCTGTACCAGCGATTGCCGAGCCGCAGTGCCCGCTTCTCGAGCGGCACCACCCGGTGCGCGTACTCGCGATCGGACCCCGGTCCGATGTGGTCGTACAGCGCGGCCAGCCGTCCGGCCATGCGCCCGCCGACCGTGAACGCCCTCACCAGGTCGGAGTGGGCCTCCTCGAGCCCCTTCGGCGGCCGCACCCGCCGGGCTGCTGCAGCGGCCCGGGCGAGATGCAGCTGAACGCTGCGTGAGTCGGCCGCCAGGGCGGGGAAGTCGCCCGATGCCGCGATCGATGCCTCGTGATCCGCGGCCCGGTTCGCCTGCCGCACCTCCCGCCGCGCCGGCTGCAGGGCGCGAAGGTATGCCCGCATCTCGTCACCGATGTCCGCTCCGAGCACC
This window encodes:
- a CDS encoding GNAT family N-acetyltransferase; translation: MAIEIRPVEPRDRDALAGLLAARHSAHRAAEPLLAAGDAVAEVDRVLARKELCAPLVALRAGEPVAYLAGEVRQNGFWGRHAWVDRAGHAAQDGEALRDLYAAAAPAWVDAGARLHLVLVPAVADAMAPWYRLAFSQMQVIGMRRAGGEVADPPPGVTVRPAADGELERVARTQGRLIWDAQVGSPVFTGLTPPEWDDELAAWVEAFGGRDMLWVAEREGELLGHVYLYPAGEELGEPAGAVTLSTAAVVPSARGGGVGLALATRAIAWAAQAGHGSIMIDWRVTNLGASRFWPARGFRPVFHRMSRMIGIG
- the xerA gene encoding site-specific tyrosine recombinase/integron integrase, translating into MRTYDQKLAEFLTSLQLERGASPHTIEAYRRDLIDLGDFVEHVDPDEIEVSVLDDYAVALQDRGLSPATVRRRLAAVRAFLKHRAREGGRADAGRSVALPRLGRRLPEPLTPGEAEAIVTSPDASPRGLRDRAMLELMYGAGLRVSELVSLRVSDIDLEEGLVRTTGKGAKERVVPTGRRAIEAIRIYMQRGRPYLGRMQRGDVLFLNHRGQGITRQAVFQLVRDHAREAGIEKIVTPHTLRHSFATHLIENGCDLRSVQEMLGHASIETTQVYTHVSVEHVREAYQKAHPRA
- a CDS encoding N-acetyltransferase → MTVEVRPLRPQDVDWLADLHNAAFADYAVPAVLDAAALGGYLDETDVDPALSRVAFVDDEPASFCLGALRGDRASIRGEGTATSFRRRGLGRLVLEATLEALAGAGAASVCLEVLQGNDGAIRLYRDAGFEQRRRLMGYSLQRPGRGVRARLSGGLSECDTGTALRMLEGWGWRDPPWQLEPASLSHLPAQRLDGHAVVVGKGRGDRFWLYALAVDPGRRRHGLATRALSLLPAGWIGIPALLPEEWWEAGALLRALGAMTESHWQWEMRRAL